A genomic region of Metopolophium dirhodum isolate CAU chromosome 1, ASM1992520v1, whole genome shotgun sequence contains the following coding sequences:
- the LOC132948993 gene encoding uncharacterized protein LOC132948993 yields the protein MPEPNPDQWTEIANKFYLKTNFPNCVGAVDGKHIRCIKPINSGSMFYNYKKYFSIVLMAVVDAEYSFISIDVGAYGKEGDSTIFKNCPFGKKLYSELLNLPAPVFLPNTDNFPQPFVVISDEAFGLHKNLLRPYPGRGLTQKRKNFNYRLSRARRYVECAFGILANKWRVLHSAILVEPDFADDVIKACCILHNYVRRRDGYNFEDTLSNSLEDIQNENNSGARQQGLDVREYFAEYFMDAGAVPFQYQFV from the coding sequence ATGCCAGAACCTAATCCAGACCAATGGACAGAAATAgccaataaattttatttaaaaaccaactTTCCAAATTGTGTAGGGGCAGTCGATGGCAAACATATTCGTTGTATTAAACCCATTAATTCCGGATCAATGTTctacaattataaaaagtatttttccaTTGTATTAATGGCTGTAGTGGACGCAGagtatagttttatttcaatCGATGTCGGTGCATACGGTAAGGAGGGTGAttctacaattttcaaaaattgtccATTCggaaaaaaactatattctgAACTATTGAATCTACCAGCACCTGTTTTTCTCCCAAATACAGACAATTTTCCTCAGCCTTTCGTGGTAATTAGTGATGAAGCTTTCGGACTACACAAAAATCTTTTAAGACCATACCCTGGAAGAGGTCTcacacaaaaaagaaaaaattttaactatcgTCTATCAAGAGCTCGAAGGTACGTAGAATGCGCTTTTGGAATACTCGCAAATAAATGGCGTGTTCTACATAGTGCTATTCTAGTTGAACCCGATTTTGCAGACGACGTTATAAAAGCATgctgtattttacataattatgttaGACGAAGGGATGGTTATAATTTCGAAGACACCCTCTCAAACTCTTTGGAAGacattcaaaatgaaaataattctggAGCTCGTCAACAAGGATTAGATGTTCGAGAATATTTTGCTGAATATTTTATGGATGCAGGAGCAGTTCCGTTTCAATAtcaatttgtttga
- the LOC132936507 gene encoding CCAAT/enhancer-binding protein gamma-like → MAPSALLREEDDNNEDDNQRHRVENNRAVERRRVNSRMRAQQALRRLNQLRAENEILVEKQQFLEKELRFLKNLFMAEAARISQIDLPKSVLNALLTDTTSDILENDLTKLQSSS, encoded by the exons atggcTCCATCAGCTCTGTTACGGGAAGAAGACGATAACAATGAAGACGATAATCAACGTCATCGGGTTGAGAACAATCGG gCAGTTGAAAGAAGACGAGTTAATAGTAGAATGCGCGCACAACAGGCATTGCGACGTTTGAACCAATTAAGAGCTGAGAATGAAATACTTGtagaaaaacaacaatttttagaaaaagaattaagatttttgaaaaatctattCATGGCAGAAGCTGCTA gaaTATCACAAATTGACCTCCCCAAATCTGTTCTTAACGCATTACTGACTGACACTACTTCAGACATATTAGAAAATGATTTAACAAAACTTCAATCTTCATCataa